A stretch of Bacillus spongiae DNA encodes these proteins:
- a CDS encoding transposase, with translation YECEDCSSCPFRSSCTKAKEGNNRKLMVNENWEHQKEYVRAKLSEEKTRAIYRKRKIDVEPVFGFLKANLCFSRFSVRGKSKVENEMGLALMAVNLRKFTAIN, from the coding sequence CTATGAGTGTGAAGACTGTTCCTCATGCCCATTTCGTTCATCATGCACAAAAGCAAAAGAAGGCAATAATCGAAAACTAATGGTGAATGAAAATTGGGAACATCAAAAAGAATATGTAAGAGCCAAGCTTTCAGAAGAAAAAACGAGGGCCATTTATCGAAAACGGAAAATCGATGTGGAACCAGTTTTTGGATTCTTGAAAGCGAATTTGTGTTTCTCCCGATTTTCTGTACGTGGAAAATCAAAGGTAGAAAACGAAATGGGTCTCGCGTTAATGGCAGTGAATTTAAGAAAATTCACTGCCATTAACTAA